GATAACCTTATTCAATGGCATAAAAGGGCCGCACAGCCAGCAAAATAATTACCTACAAAATTTATCTAtataatttgataatttatttccttttttttaatatattcacCATATATACATGAACATGTCTCCATTGACATCATAGAAACCTTACGAGAGATTTATTTTATAGACCaaactaaattattttttttaaataccactaaaaaaaatgtttctcattggaatcaaacattggacacacatatgtttaatcCAGTTGCTTGTCAATTGAGTCACCTCTCGATGGTAGACCAAactaaatcatatatatatgtagagagagagacacCAAGCCAAGCCAAATTTATGTATCTCttaacttattaaaaaaaaaaatattgtttattttaattCCTTCTTTCGAACTTCAAAGCAACTTAACCAAAAACTATACTATTATAATATGTATTTTCCCGGAAGACTCGTAGTTATATTGGAGTGGGTACCATAGTAGAGATTAAAGCTATGCAGCCCATATGGAATTGTGGATTGACATGGATCTGAGGGATGGACCCCACATGATTGCCCATTCTGAAGGCACCTAAGATGTCAATTATCAAATATCAACCTCTCTCTGTCATCTAAACCGTGGTGGATGGATCTAGTTGTTATACACCAAAGTTTCAATTTGACTTCAAAAAAAATGACTAGCTATAGCTATacaactatatacatatatctagtCATGGGAGTCCCCACTCAACTTTTAAAATATCATAATTGTTTGATGAGATATTCCCCTTGGCCCACAAATGGGCCCACTTTGCCTATTACATGAATTTTTcaaactaataataataaaagattttgagagagaattcTATATACTAATTATATGTATTGCATGAATTGGTGACCAAGTCACTCATGATGTTGACAAAGGAAAGACCAAAGGATTTGGGGCATCCATAAACAAACAATATATAATAATGTCTGTCTCTGTGAAATGGTCAAGAGAGAAACTTCacataaagtgaaaaaaaaaaaaagaggaagaagaagcaaaCGAGTGAAGTTTCCTTGGCATGCAGGTGTGTACAAAAAAGGTTTCATATCATATCACAATTGCAAACATGTAAAGGAAAAAAGTGTTTGTTTGAAGGATTCCTCGACACTactcaattgattttttttttaatagtttgTCTTCCTATTCATTTATGTTCTTTTCTGTCTTCTGTAATGTGTAAGTGCACCAAAGCTAGTTTGAACGTATATGTAGTTAGTTTAAATCAAAGAACTTATGAGTCAAGATGAATGGCTGATGATCTGTTGACTTTAGTTAACAGAATTTATGTAGGGTACGTAAGAGGGCAACATCATGCATGTATGTGGCCTTTCTAGTTGTCTTTGTCTATCTCTATTGATTTATAAGTTACCTATACTTGGATAAGGCCAAATGCTCTACCTTGTATTGGTTAGTGTTAATTCAAGTAGTTTTTAGTAAATGAGCActttgaaattacaaaacaacAATAGTACTTCGTGGATCAGGAGGAAGACAAGCCACTTCAAATGGTTGTTTTCCTTAATGAAGAGCGTATTTCTTTAGCATTTCATGTTTGCCACATGCGAACATGTGACTTAATGGTAGAATTACACTGGTGCAATTTAGAGGTCACaaattcaattcctgaaaacctcatttccacatattatatgaaGACAAACTCTACATACATCATGGATGTCCCCAATCCCGTCCAACGAGTTAACCTTATACACGAGAGTTATTTACCTTTTAATAAATTCAATTCATGAAAACAACGTTTTCACATATGATATGAGAGTAATGTCTGCAAACATCCTGTTTGTCTCTTATCTTGTCCACTGCAAGAAATTTGTACAGGAGAGTTGTTTAACTTATATAGTTTAGGGTATAAACATTCACTTTCATGCTTTTATACAAACCAAATTCCCTCTTCCTTAATTGGGAAAAAATGGTCACGTTAACATCATCTTCTTTGGTGAAGACATTGATATATAACCccaattttatttataattctttttaattttatttctcGGATTTTTTGTTACAAGTTATCTTCCTAATCACTGGCTAGCTATAATATTGTTTAGGGATAAGTATTGGTTTGGTCACTGATAAAGCCGCTGTCCCTCGGTAATTGAAACCCTAAATTTATGCGAAGTGTCCTACTATTGTTGACAAGAAGAcaatcaaaatgcaccgttttGCATATATCATGCCAAATAGCCACATAGGGTGTCAGAAAAGACAAACCGAACAAATATTTTTCCTCcttaaaaataaaggaaaataacAACTCTATCGGCTCTTATAGGTATATAATTTGAGGTTTTTCACCAGGAATTTTCAAAGCGCAAAAGGTCCCCCCCTTATGTGTGTCAGTATATATATAGAATGCATATCCTGTTTTTGAATAAATTCAAAGCTTCCTCTGAGCAAATAAGCAGAGGTATGTAGTGTACTTAAAATTGTCTTAATATCAAATAAAGACATGAATTCTATCTCTTCATCAAATATTGCTATGCAATGAAACTACAAAACCTTGTAGCTACAATCATTATCTATTACTGGTAGTGAGGTATGAATGAGATATGACAACATGAGTTATTATTGAAACAAATACATCTAGCAATTAAAATTGGATGTCTAGTTCATATATTCAAACACaaatcttctctctttcttgttgcctataatatgtatatgtatgagaattctcctatgagatcctaaaatgaggtcctaacttttaggattcacttttagggttcaaaatatttttgtattttgatcggacTTACGAGCCCAACGATATAtattttgttcgaaacaaaaatcaaatgtaacCTGAAATGTGTATGaaatatcttttattttatatccaaCTATCCAAAATTATCGTGCACTTTTCacgttgaatttgattttttacaaaaatgttTTGAACCTCAAAAGTGAAGACTTCATTTTAGAATCTCACTTTAGAACTATGTAAATGCCACATGACATGAATGCATGATAGTCATGCATGATAGTCATATAATTTTGACTATGTGATGTGGGTATACATGATAACATTATAAATGCCACATGACATGAATACAAGATAGAGTCATAAATTCAtagaatatataatttaattacaccaataataaaatatatcgtactaacatattataaaataaaatataaattatagaaataatattataaatcatactATATAAAGGTATACTGCTACATAGTCATGCTTGAAGTTGTGAAGTGTTTGcaatctcttttttcttttcttttttttaacaaatcatATTGTTTTGTTGTTGACTAGTTGTAGATTTGTTTGATGTTAGGGGTGGTTAAATACATCGCTATCTTTGTTAAATACAATaccataaatttgttttaacttttggacaataaTACTCTTTTAAAAAATGACTAAAAAACACATTATTTTAAGAAGATGTTTGATGTTAAATACAACCCTAAATTCAACTCAAACCTGGCTAACTATCAAGACAATTATGAAGTGCCTTGTTATGGCATGGGGATTCTTCTACAACGAACATAGATGATCTTCAGAGGCATAGGGTTGAAGGTTCTAGCATTGCCAATCCACATGAGATAGTAGGTATTGTTAGAAGAAAAAATGAGACTGATGTTTGTTGGGTTGAAAATTCAGAATGGCTGCATATTGAGGCTTCAACATTTTGAACTAAAATTTGGTGCCTTTGAATCATCAACTGTTTTTTGCACTGCTTCTTGTATTGAATTCTAGTGGTCAGCTTTGTTGGattatttttgtgtattttattAGGCCTAGTGACCAAAGTATCATCTTACAAACACTGCTAGCGACGAACAAGATGTGGGTATATACTGCTATTACTAGTGCTCGCCTGTTGGCCAAAACTTATCGTTGAATTAAGGAGCTCTGCCCGTGGGAATGAACTGTTAGTGGCCACATACAGCAGCACATCCTGGACAGGTCCTAATACGTTGTTTGAAGCTGTGGCATtgttgttgtgctctatttttaaCAAAAATGCTTGTGTATGTGTACGTGTGCTTCAATCAAAATACATTAagggtataataataaatttgggGTAAtgtttttataaaaaaacatatgttttaaattgatattgtAGTGTATTTAACACATAGcgttgtatttaacaaaaatagcGGTGTTTTTAACCATCCCCTTGATGTTATTGATTTATTGTAGATTTACTTTACATtattaaatttgttattttattttaatgcaCGATTCGAGTTTCTTGTTCACGTTTGGGACATGTTAGGATCGGATTTGTGGGgtttgaaaatgattttcccACCATTtatgacaaagaaaaaaaaagtaatggtAAATGGGTACCCGATCACCAATAGTTAGAAACGGTTTcgattttgaaattttcaataattttttaaatggcTTTAGTATTTACTTAAACAAAAacgattttgattttctctaaTTGAAATGATATCCGACCCATTGCCATTCGTACTGAGAAATATTATCTCTCCAAGTTGTGATGCTATATATGAGTATATGATGGAAGGGAGAGTTGTCTTGGTGCCAAGGAAACAAGATACGAAatttgagaaggaaaagagagggTAAGGCATACAGCTCAGTGGCCCCCCAACCGTAGTAGCATACGACACTTTTAGCTggctcatctctctctctctccttgagGACACTGCCTCAATAATAGtgacatttaattaattaatttaatatttaatccTGTACAAAAATACTGCATAGTCTCTTTTGAGAGATTAAATTGAAAAGATGGTGtcataaattaaaatgattgAGTGGATCTACATTTTCTGTAtttaatttgtatatatgtCATCTAAAAGActagacaacaacaacaagtaGAAGTGCTGagacagagaagaagaagaagaagaagcaaataggttatttgattgttttcttcctctcttcatCATCCCATCCCATATATCTCTGGATTTTGGCTGTCCCCCTTTTTTATATATGCTTCTCTTTGGTTCTTTGtggtttttttcttctctcaatcaAGCTCTCCCTCTCTTAACTTGCTTTCTTTTGGATTTGTATGAATTTGTATCTATCTACCTATATATCTATATTCTCTCTCAAACAAATAGAGGTAATAGTATTTTCACATACCAAGCCAAGAACAAAAAGCTTCTTTTTCACATCTTATTCTTTAAATTCAGCTCATATTTATACGATGAAGGTTTGGTGTAGTTTTTTGTCTAATTAAATTCTGAATTCTAGATTTGCTTTTctcacaaagaagaagaagaagaagaagagaagaagagtgcATCAAGAGATATAATTGTAGATGGCGGCCGCCTCATCATCGACACCGCCTTTCTTTGGTATGACGAGGGAAAACAATCAAAACCAATTGATTGTACAACAACAGTCCTCCACCACTACCACCACACCTACCTCCTCCTCAACTGCTCTGTCTGCGCCACCACCtccaaagaagagaagaaatcaaCCGGGAACTCCATGCAAGTACCTATATTTTGTCATCTACacaattttgtttcatttcataTATCCAAACACATGAGTCTTcaatcaaaaccctaaatttatATTCGTAAATTTAGAGAATTGAAATGGGTTTTTGATTTATATTCTTATCcaattttgttgtttaattCGTATTTAATCTTGTCTTGATTTATTAACGATTCTAATGTTTTATTGTTCTGTCACTATTGACACCCACGCTGATGATGGAGTGAGTACAGATCCAGATGCAGAAGTGATAGCACTATCTCCCAAGACACTAATGGCAACAAACAGGTTCATATGTGAAGTATGCAATAAAGGATTCCAGAGGGAGCAAAACCTACAACTTCACAGAAGAGGACACAATCTCCCTTGGAAGCTTAGGCAGAAGACAACAAAGGAAGTTAAGAGGAAAGTGTATTTATGCCCTGAACCCACTTGTGTCCACCATGACCCTTCTAGGGCTCTTGGTGACCTCACTGGGATCAAGAAACACTACTCAAGAAAACATGGTGAGAAGAAGTGGAAGTGTGAGAAGTGCTCAAAGAGGTATGCTGTGCAGTCTGATTGGAAGGCACATTCTAAGACTTGCGGCACTAGAGAGTATAGATGTGACTGTGGCACTCTCTTCTCaaggtatgtatatatgtgtatctaCATTAGAAATAAATCAAACCCATTTTTCGCAATAGGGTATAGATTCCAAAGATTgacactttttcttttcttcaattgtgtttgatttgatttgattcccTTATCTTTCTTGCATGCAAAATTTACACTAATTGTGTGCAAATGAAACAATAATGAGAATAAGTAATTATTGTTTCATCATTACAAGGACATGCAAAGAGACAAATGTTGTGAAAGTTTTCATCAGGGACTGAGAGTTTGAGgtgaaaagaaatcaaaaagtTTTTGGATTTTCCCTTGGTGGATCGGATCTCCTAGTTTGCATGTGAGTAACCAGTGGAGATTTCAAAGAGAACTTTAATTAAAAcccaaatttaaaatttaaaaaaaaaagaagaagaagaagaagtgatgAGCTCTATCTGTACCTCGGTAAGCACGccctttcatcttctttttttttttttttccctattcaCGTGTGTTGGTTATAGAGAGAGTGTGTCAGTTTGTTCTTATATGAGTTGGTTGTGTTTGCGGAGAGTTTGTTCTCCACTGCTTTGGCCTAGTTCTTCCCTTTCAAAATATTAGGGTTTTGTGGGTCTAATTAATGCTCATTTTCTTGTCTACTGTCATTCTTTCATTAACTGCAGTTTCAGTTTCAAAATGTGATGTTGCATTATTAATTGCTAGTTTTTCATTAAATGAAGATAGTCCAACAAAAAGGTTCTGACTTTCTGGGTTATTCATCATAGTTGCATACAATTCTCTACTTCATTTATTGGGTATATTTTTCTTGATATGGCAAATGAGTTTGATTGATTTATGATTTCAAATTTATGAAGTACACATTTCAGTTTTTTCTTGTATTTCATGATACAATTTTGCAATTTGCAGACAAAAAtttatttcccttttctttgcCATCAATTATTGCGTTTACACTCTGGGATAcccttttaaaaaatataaaaaaaatttattaatctATTTGATTTCTGACCAAGttaaatgtttgaaattaaattcatagatatagtctctctctctctcaaattgttctccCACAAAAAGTTACCAAAAATTCTTAGATGGTTGACTGTAATTTCAACTTATTCAAACATTTGTTGACTTATcctttgttttattacaattcATGTTGCAGGCGTGACAGCTTCATCACTCATAGGGCATTTTGTGATGCATTAGCTCAAGAGAGTGCAAGACATCCTCCAAGCTTAACCTCGATGGGTTCACAGTTTTATGGGAATAACCACATGAGCATAGGCTTACAAGACCAAACCCACCCTTCCAATAACATGCTCCGGCTAGGCAACGCCAAGTTCGAGCACCTAATCCCTCCATCGAACCCTTCTTCATTACAAACAATGCCTTCCTCCAATTTCTTCATGCAAGACTCGAATCAACAATCATTCCCAAATAAGCCTTTACATGGCCTAATGCAACTTCCTGATCTTCAAACCAACACCAACACCTCCCCCTCGTCCGCGGCCAACATTTTCAACCTTAGCTTCAACAATAGCGACAACATTGCAAATGCTAGTAATGCTACGAACAATCTAGTCGGTTCCGGATTCTTGAACCCCAATCAGTTCAACATGGGGGAACAGGTTGGTTCAGGACTCGCGTCTATTTACAACGCTTCGGTACCACAGCAACATGAGCATGTCACGCAGCATATGTCCGCCACCGCGTTGCTCCAGAAGGCGGCGCAGATGGGATCAACTACAAGCAATAGTGGCGGTGCAGGATCGACATTGTTGAGGGGATTAGGTTGCACTTCTTCATCATCTAGTGGTGGTGCGAATAAATCCGCAGTGGATAGGATCAACTTTGGGAGCAATTTTGGGAATGCTAATGTGGAGAATCAAAACAATAATAGTCTCCAAGGATTGATGAACTCTTTTGCTGCACATGGTGGAGGTTCAATCTTTGGTGGGTTTAGCACAACATTGGATCAGAACAGCAACAACTTTTGCAACATTGATGAAGCTACTGCTACTACTGCTAATAATACTACTAAGTTGCACCATGATCATCAACTTGGTGTAAGTATTGGTGGTTCTGATAAGCTGACTTTGGATTTTCTTGGTGTGGGTGGGATGGTGAGGAACATGGCCAGTGGAGGAGGCATCAATATGGGTTCTTTGGAGAATCCTGAAATAAAGTCAACACATGCAAGCCAACCATTTGGAAGTGCCAAAATGCAGTGAAAGTACAAGAAGTTTTAGGTAGGCATGcatttatatatctatatatattgtcaatatatatatggcaAACTCTCTATAGCACCAGCTACTTGTTTTTGACTCGAATAGCTagctttgaattgatattactGAACGTGCCTCAAGGCTTCCTTTTAAGACTTTTTTCTATTCTTGTCATTAATGTATTATCCTTTGCTACTTTTCTTTCATAAATCTCatttcccatatatatatatatatatagaaattgtcATATAAGTATTCAACGTAACGACTTAAAATAAGTATAcatattttcaccattgatttagaacatgtgagacccaaaataGTGGGTCCCActagtcatttcacttaaatcaatggtcaCAAAACTGTACTTATTTGAAATCCTTACTTTGAATatttataggagaattcatatatatatatatatatatatatatcgaacaTTTGACACACATATATTAAAATGCACTAAGACACTATATTGAAAAAATGTtgttatatgtgtatatatactgtACAGAAAGATTCcaaattatttatgattttattcAACTGCTAGAGACATTCCAAAAGAATCGACAACGGAGAGTTCCAAGTAATTATATATTACGTTATCTGTATAGGTTCAGAGAAATATGTTATATAATTTTTCATATCCTTTATTATAAGAAGAAAAGAATTTGGTTCGGTCACCTAATACCGAACCccataaataattttcttttttctataacTAAAATCCACATTACTGGCCAAATTTCAGGTTCAATGTTGACATTCCATAGACATGCACTCCTTTTCTTTCCATACCTTTTCTATATTTCCATTTGAATtcctttgattaattaatttgacTTTTAATTCTTCTCTTCTTCGTAGTACCATGCACTCCCATGCCAAGCTAGTTCTACGTTCTTAATTGCTTTCTTTACCTTTATAACCATATATTGAAAGCTATTCATGTATAATCTCTTGTTTAGGTGAAAATTAGATTTTTGGGGaccatattaattaattaattaattatattcccAAATCTTGCAGAGTAGTAGCAGCAACATCATTTTTGTCGTGATTGTTGTCTATTCTTCTTCAGTAACTCGTCAGTGATTGTCAACAGTACTCAcataatatttcttttttttctttatatgaaGTATATAAAGATTTGTAGTTTTGTACATAACTTTTATGAAATTTGGAATCggagataaaataaaatggaacaAAAGAAAAGTGTACTTTTATCTATTTTGCCAAGAAATTCAGTCTTGATCTTTTTAGCATTAATTTATCTCAAACTAATTTCATTCATATTCAAGATTAATTTCTTAATctaattctgtttttttttttttttaaatggggtgggggattcgaaccctaatcACCGATAAACCTCATTCTTAGCGGATgttaatcaaaatttttttttaagtagtTTAACTGATGCTCTCTTAAATAATGGTCGAATATGACCATTTATGTGTGTGGACAACCAGTACGtgacaaaaaaatttgttgggaAGCTTTAATGGATCAAGTCAAGTAGAATTGTTAATAACTAATTTTCAAGAGGCCAATAATTAATTTGTGATAAATATATTTGTACAATCAGTGAAGACTCTTGTCTCTTGCATTGTCCTGTCTGATTTGGTTTATGAATCTTTCGTAATTAAATACCTCTCAATACTTTTATAATTGCGTAGAAGTTACAGAACAATTTTAGTTTAATAGTGAATGACGTTGCCCGAAATAGGGTTGGACCGTATTCAGTGTGGCTAAGATAGAAATTGATGTTGTGGTTTTGTCTAGTGCCCCCGGAATTTTTTTCAAGGCTATTTATAACAGTACACCTCTTTAAAAAGATATTATCGATGAACATTGATCTTAATATTTGGTGTTATAAAATAATCCAAAAAGtcaacataaatacatattaaaagtTGATGAAACTAAAGATCATATACAAGatgaaataatatttattgaaattGTCTGACGAGACTTGAAGGAATATAAATTATTTACTGCTGAATCTAAATTGACATTATCAACAAGTTCTCGTTCTATGTAAAGAACTATGCAATCAGTAAGAAATTCAACGTCCATTTGTTGCAAAGTGCTATCTTAACATGCTTCGTAGCGAAAATGCTCATTTTATAGTCGTCCTCGAAACATAAAGAGTTAAAACTAGACGAATAAATCTCGGTTAAATAATAGTTCTTTAACTTTTTGATGTAATTAAATTCATGACATAATTTGAAAAGTGTAGAAACTATTTGAAACTCAAGATCAAGTATTATATCATACTAATAATGTTCTAACTCGCATCTCAAAGCATGGATTTCTTGTGGACTAAATATTGAGTATAAAGTTTTCTTACAAGATGTATATATCATCAACGTTAAATGCTTTGAAAGAATCCCTTGGATCCAAAGCAGAACCGAGAGTAAGAAATTTCACTGATCTCTTGTTGAATCCACTATTTAACTCTATCAACAAAAAGTAAATTACCTCATTGAAGACATCAAAATGATAACATTGTTCAATTGTAATAAGATTTATCGTTGACAAAAATGACGGACTCTATAACAACCACCCATATCAGGAATATCAATGTCATGTTGGGTACAAAATAATTTCACTCTCTCAAAAAATATATCCCAATATATCaactcattttaattttgaaatgagAACTTTCGTTGTTGAGATCAATCTCAAAGAACTTAAAATATCCAAGGATTTACATTGTAGAGCAAGACAAAGTATATTTAAAATATCTAAGCTATTTTGCTAATTAAATTAGGTTGCATCTCTTAACAACATCCAAGAAAAAAGGGTCAATATCTTGATGACACCGAACATAAAATATGAACCATAAAGAACTTAACTTTTTTGTCAAGAACCAAAATATCATACCAATTTTGTTAACTAAATAAGTCAGACTGGCACTAAATACCCCTCAATGATTCTTAACACCAGCAATAATATTGAAAACGAAAACCagaaaaaatgaatcaaacatgaatccaaaatcaataaaaagaaaaagaaacaccgtcatgcagattgagattggaatatttctcttaaatattttattttggtattttaggaaatcaattgtttgtaaatcaattgatattatttttctaggagtctcgtatctttttaagtatttgtttcctattagaagtgtctaggatttcgtttagtttactatttaaggttgtaaccctcattgagaaatttcagtttttgagttaaataaaaattattgaggCCAGTCGccttttattt
The window above is part of the Tripterygium wilfordii isolate XIE 37 chromosome 3, ASM1340144v1, whole genome shotgun sequence genome. Proteins encoded here:
- the LOC119990045 gene encoding protein indeterminate-domain 4, chloroplastic-like, giving the protein MAAASSSTPPFFGMTRENNQNQLIVQQQSSTTTTTPTSSSTALSAPPPPKKRRNQPGTPYPDAEVIALSPKTLMATNRFICEVCNKGFQREQNLQLHRRGHNLPWKLRQKTTKEVKRKVYLCPEPTCVHHDPSRALGDLTGIKKHYSRKHGEKKWKCEKCSKRYAVQSDWKAHSKTCGTREYRCDCGTLFSRRDSFITHRAFCDALAQESARHPPSLTSMGSQFYGNNHMSIGLQDQTHPSNNMLRLGNAKFEHLIPPSNPSSLQTMPSSNFFMQDSNQQSFPNKPLHGLMQLPDLQTNTNTSPSSAANIFNLSFNNSDNIANASNATNNLVGSGFLNPNQFNMGEQVGSGLASIYNASVPQQHEHVTQHMSATALLQKAAQMGSTTSNSGGAGSTLLRGLGCTSSSSSGGANKSAVDRINFGSNFGNANVENQNNNSLQGLMNSFAAHGGGSIFGGFSTTLDQNSNNFCNIDEATATTANNTTKLHHDHQLGVSIGGSDKLTLDFLGVGGMVRNMASGGGINMGSLENPEIKSTHASQPFGSAKMQ